A region from the Vicia villosa cultivar HV-30 ecotype Madison, WI linkage group LG3, Vvil1.0, whole genome shotgun sequence genome encodes:
- the LOC131655258 gene encoding CSC1-like protein RXW8 isoform X2, producing MNIAALLTSAGINIVVCVVLFSLYSILRKQPSNVNVYFGRKLANRGGSKNLDLSFERFVPSPTWVMKACDTTQEELLDIGGLDAVVFSRMLVLSIRVFSVAAIICTILVLPVNYYGHDRIRKDLPFESLEAFTIENVQEGSRWLWTHCLALYIISLTTCSLLYFEYKTITNLCLVHITGLPPKPSQFTILVRGIPWSPDDSYCEAVKKFFTYYHPSTYLSHQIVYKCGAVEKIKECAAAFVFFKTRYAALMAARNLQATNPMLWVTDQAPEPRDVYWSNLCIPYKQLWIRKIFTWVASFTFVLLFLIPVTFAQGLTQLDKLEKMFPFLTDILQKKFTVQLVTGYLPSVILVLFLIGVGPMMMLLSAVEGPISRSSRKRSACYKVLYFTIWNVFFVNVFAGSVISQLSVFTSITELPAQLAKAVPTQATFFTTYVLSSGWASLAFEIIQPFPLFCNIFQRLVLCSGQDSYNGTLTFPYHTEVPRILLFGFLGFTCSILAPLILPFLLFYFFLAYIVYRNQILNVYITKYDGGGQLWPIAFNTTIFSLLVAQIIALGVFGLKQSSIASAFTIPLLIGTVLFNQYCRQRFLPVFKNNAAQVFIDMDHRDANCRRMDEIYDQLHSAYSQFSTNSTQSGCFGYPGDRERAQSRPIPIDMERGKESIKQDMSWAIHR from the exons ATGAACATTGCTGCTCTTTTAACTTCTGCTGGAATTAATATCGTTGTGTGTGTGGTGCTCTTTTCACTTTATTCAATCTTAAGAAAACAACCCAGCAATGTTAATGTGTATTTCGGAAGAAAACTAGCCAATCGTGGTGGTTCGAAAAACCTTGATCTTTCGTTCGAAAGATTTGTTCCGTCTCCTACATGGGTTATGAAAGCATGTGATACAACTCAAGAGGAGCTTCTTGATATTGGGGGTTTGGATGCCGTGGTTTTTAGTCGGATGCTCGTTCTCAG TATTCGAGTATTTTCTGTTGCTGCTATCATCTGCACAATTTTAGTGCTTCCAGTGAACTATTATGGTCATGACAGGATACGTAAAGACCTACCTTTTGAGTCACTGGAAGCCTTTACCATTGAGAATGTCCAGGAAGGATCCAGATG GCTTTGGACTCATTGTCTTGCATTATACATCATATCGTTGACAACATGCTCACTTCTTTACTTT GAATACAAGACCATTACTAATTTATGCCTAGTACATATCACTGGATTGCCTCCAAAACCAAGTCAGTTTACGATTCTTGTCCGAGGAATACCTTGGTCCCCCGATGATTCATACTGTGAAGCTGTGAAGAAGTTTTTCACATATTACCACCCATCAACATATTTGTCACACCAAATAGTGTACAAGTGTGGTGCTGTTGAGAAGATAAAG GAATGTGCAGCCGCCTTCGTGTTCTTTAAGACTCGGTATGCTGCTCTTATGGCTGCTCGAAATCTTCAAGCTACAAATCCTATGTTATGGGTCACAGATCAAGCTCCTGAACCACGTGATGTTTACTGGTCCAACCTTTGCATACCTTACAAGCAACTTTGGATTCGAAAGATATTTACATGGGTGGCTTCTTTCACCTTCGTGTTACTATTTCTCATTCCTGTCACATTTGCACAAGGCTTGACTCAATTAGACAAGCTTGAGAAAATGTTCCCTTTCTTAACAGATATACTTCAAAA GAAATTTACGGTTCAATTGGTGACTGGTTATTTGCCAAGTgtgattttggttttatttttaattggtgTTGGACCAATGATGATGTTACTTTCAGCAGTGGAGGGGCCAATTTCTCGTAGTAGTAGGAAGAGAAGTGCATGCTACAAAGTTTTGTATTTCACTATTTGGAATGTTTTTTTTGTCAATGTTTTTGCCGGGTCTGTTATCAGTCAACTCTCGGTGTTTACAAGTATAACAGAACTACCTGCCCAACTGGCCAAGGCAGTTCCAACGCAG GCTACGTTCTTCACAACATATGTTCTATCATCAGGGTGGGCAAGTCTAGCTTTTGAGATTATACAACCGTTTCCTCTTTTCTGTAACATATTCCAAAGGCTAGTACTCTGCTCTGGGCAAGATTCATATAATGGCACCCTAACTTTTCCTTACCATACAGAAGTTCCAAGAATATTGCTATTTGGTTTTCTAGGGTTCACATGTTCTATTCTTGCACCCCTGATACTGCCATTTTTACTGTTCTACTTTTTCCTCGCGTACATTGTATACCGTAACCAG ATTCTCAATGTTTATATTACAAAATACGATGGTGGCGGACAATTATGGCCTATTGCCTTCAACACGACAATCTTTTCATTACTTGTGGCACAAATTATTGCACTAGGGGTGTTTGGACTAAaacaatcatcaattgcatcTGCATTTACCATTCCGTTGTTGATTGGTACTGTTCTATTTAACCAATATTGTAGGCAACGATTTCTTCCAGTATTCAAGAACAATGCAGCACAG GTTTTTATTGACATGGATCACAGAGATGCAAATTGTAGAAGGATGGATGAGATTTATGATCAATTGCACTCAGCATACTCCCAATTCAGTACTAACTCTACTCAATCTGGATGCTTCGGTTATCCAGGGGACAGAGAACGTGCCCAGAGTCGTCCGATTCCCATTGATATGGAGAGAG gcAAAGAATCCATCAAACAAGATATGTCATGGGCAATTCATCGATAG
- the LOC131655258 gene encoding CSC1-like protein RXW8 isoform X1: MNIAALLTSAGINIVVCVVLFSLYSILRKQPSNVNVYFGRKLANRGGSKNLDLSFERFVPSPTWVMKACDTTQEELLDIGGLDAVVFSRMLVLSIRVFSVAAIICTILVLPVNYYGHDRIRKDLPFESLEAFTIENVQEGSRWLWTHCLALYIISLTTCSLLYFEYKTITNLCLVHITGLPPKPSQFTILVRGIPWSPDDSYCEAVKKFFTYYHPSTYLSHQIVYKCGAVEKIKDDAEYICKMLGDGVEHSCKPSMVQCYFCGGTNSFKIIANETDSIHSRTGLTDVHIIARKKECAAAFVFFKTRYAALMAARNLQATNPMLWVTDQAPEPRDVYWSNLCIPYKQLWIRKIFTWVASFTFVLLFLIPVTFAQGLTQLDKLEKMFPFLTDILQKKFTVQLVTGYLPSVILVLFLIGVGPMMMLLSAVEGPISRSSRKRSACYKVLYFTIWNVFFVNVFAGSVISQLSVFTSITELPAQLAKAVPTQATFFTTYVLSSGWASLAFEIIQPFPLFCNIFQRLVLCSGQDSYNGTLTFPYHTEVPRILLFGFLGFTCSILAPLILPFLLFYFFLAYIVYRNQILNVYITKYDGGGQLWPIAFNTTIFSLLVAQIIALGVFGLKQSSIASAFTIPLLIGTVLFNQYCRQRFLPVFKNNAAQVFIDMDHRDANCRRMDEIYDQLHSAYSQFSTNSTQSGCFGYPGDRERAQSRPIPIDMERGKESIKQDMSWAIHR; the protein is encoded by the exons ATGAACATTGCTGCTCTTTTAACTTCTGCTGGAATTAATATCGTTGTGTGTGTGGTGCTCTTTTCACTTTATTCAATCTTAAGAAAACAACCCAGCAATGTTAATGTGTATTTCGGAAGAAAACTAGCCAATCGTGGTGGTTCGAAAAACCTTGATCTTTCGTTCGAAAGATTTGTTCCGTCTCCTACATGGGTTATGAAAGCATGTGATACAACTCAAGAGGAGCTTCTTGATATTGGGGGTTTGGATGCCGTGGTTTTTAGTCGGATGCTCGTTCTCAG TATTCGAGTATTTTCTGTTGCTGCTATCATCTGCACAATTTTAGTGCTTCCAGTGAACTATTATGGTCATGACAGGATACGTAAAGACCTACCTTTTGAGTCACTGGAAGCCTTTACCATTGAGAATGTCCAGGAAGGATCCAGATG GCTTTGGACTCATTGTCTTGCATTATACATCATATCGTTGACAACATGCTCACTTCTTTACTTT GAATACAAGACCATTACTAATTTATGCCTAGTACATATCACTGGATTGCCTCCAAAACCAAGTCAGTTTACGATTCTTGTCCGAGGAATACCTTGGTCCCCCGATGATTCATACTGTGAAGCTGTGAAGAAGTTTTTCACATATTACCACCCATCAACATATTTGTCACACCAAATAGTGTACAAGTGTGGTGCTGTTGAGAAGATAAAG GATGATGCGGAATATATATGTAAGATGTTGGGTGATGGTGTGGAACACAGTTGTAAGCCAAGCATGGTGCAATGTTACTTTTGTGGAGGAACCAATAGTTTTAAGATAATTGCTAATGAAACGGATAGTATACATTCGAGAACAGGCTTAACTGACGTGCATATAATAGCAAGAAAAAAG GAATGTGCAGCCGCCTTCGTGTTCTTTAAGACTCGGTATGCTGCTCTTATGGCTGCTCGAAATCTTCAAGCTACAAATCCTATGTTATGGGTCACAGATCAAGCTCCTGAACCACGTGATGTTTACTGGTCCAACCTTTGCATACCTTACAAGCAACTTTGGATTCGAAAGATATTTACATGGGTGGCTTCTTTCACCTTCGTGTTACTATTTCTCATTCCTGTCACATTTGCACAAGGCTTGACTCAATTAGACAAGCTTGAGAAAATGTTCCCTTTCTTAACAGATATACTTCAAAA GAAATTTACGGTTCAATTGGTGACTGGTTATTTGCCAAGTgtgattttggttttatttttaattggtgTTGGACCAATGATGATGTTACTTTCAGCAGTGGAGGGGCCAATTTCTCGTAGTAGTAGGAAGAGAAGTGCATGCTACAAAGTTTTGTATTTCACTATTTGGAATGTTTTTTTTGTCAATGTTTTTGCCGGGTCTGTTATCAGTCAACTCTCGGTGTTTACAAGTATAACAGAACTACCTGCCCAACTGGCCAAGGCAGTTCCAACGCAG GCTACGTTCTTCACAACATATGTTCTATCATCAGGGTGGGCAAGTCTAGCTTTTGAGATTATACAACCGTTTCCTCTTTTCTGTAACATATTCCAAAGGCTAGTACTCTGCTCTGGGCAAGATTCATATAATGGCACCCTAACTTTTCCTTACCATACAGAAGTTCCAAGAATATTGCTATTTGGTTTTCTAGGGTTCACATGTTCTATTCTTGCACCCCTGATACTGCCATTTTTACTGTTCTACTTTTTCCTCGCGTACATTGTATACCGTAACCAG ATTCTCAATGTTTATATTACAAAATACGATGGTGGCGGACAATTATGGCCTATTGCCTTCAACACGACAATCTTTTCATTACTTGTGGCACAAATTATTGCACTAGGGGTGTTTGGACTAAaacaatcatcaattgcatcTGCATTTACCATTCCGTTGTTGATTGGTACTGTTCTATTTAACCAATATTGTAGGCAACGATTTCTTCCAGTATTCAAGAACAATGCAGCACAG GTTTTTATTGACATGGATCACAGAGATGCAAATTGTAGAAGGATGGATGAGATTTATGATCAATTGCACTCAGCATACTCCCAATTCAGTACTAACTCTACTCAATCTGGATGCTTCGGTTATCCAGGGGACAGAGAACGTGCCCAGAGTCGTCCGATTCCCATTGATATGGAGAGAG gcAAAGAATCCATCAAACAAGATATGTCATGGGCAATTCATCGATAG